In Pseudomonadales bacterium, a single window of DNA contains:
- a CDS encoding alpha-keto acid decarboxylase family protein encodes MIDDKTMTVSDYLLTRLKSLGVDHVFGIPGDFILPFFQKMDDSGISHVAACNELNAGYAADGYARLRGLAAVAATYGPGAFSFVNAAAGALAERVPVVFISGGPETESYKTQPILHHLLPNKYDASMKIFEQVTVHTKLLDDPAQATAAIDEALRICLTEKKPVYLEIPRDIQTTACEAPGPFILEPGLSDITALADAVRVVAERIRQGSRTVLLPGHEIHRSNLQEQVVDLVKKKGLPVGTMFIGKADFIEHMPECIGLYQGAGSLTEVKNFVEGADTVIFLGAVPSDFNLGGFTAKLTDQQVVKVLENQVTVSGHCYDGVRITDFINGLLESLPDNQDVEQNRPVQGFSHKPNAVYEAMPNAAMSNKRFYDRMVHFIKPGDILCADAGCAINASHLQLPEGVNYVASCYWASIGMGFGATLGACFAANEGQRVIALEGDGSFQMTAQELSSMTRYAKAPIIFVVNNKGYTAERLIHDGPFNDIADWKYHKLSEAFGGQGVDVHTEGDLEEALILADSYQGPGPLIIEVHVDPWDASEAFTLMSETLRGK; translated from the coding sequence ATGATAGATGATAAAACCATGACCGTATCTGATTACTTGCTAACCCGTCTCAAGTCCTTAGGGGTTGATCATGTGTTTGGTATTCCCGGTGATTTTATTCTGCCGTTTTTCCAGAAAATGGACGACAGTGGCATCTCTCATGTGGCGGCCTGTAATGAGCTTAATGCAGGTTATGCTGCAGACGGTTACGCGCGACTGCGTGGGTTGGCTGCAGTTGCTGCAACCTATGGCCCCGGCGCCTTTAGTTTCGTTAATGCGGCGGCTGGCGCACTTGCCGAGCGAGTCCCGGTGGTCTTTATTTCCGGCGGCCCTGAAACGGAATCCTATAAAACACAGCCGATACTGCATCATTTGTTGCCGAATAAGTACGACGCCTCTATGAAAATATTTGAGCAGGTAACCGTGCATACAAAACTGTTGGATGATCCTGCACAGGCGACAGCTGCAATTGATGAGGCGCTACGCATCTGCCTGACTGAGAAAAAGCCAGTTTACTTAGAAATACCGCGAGACATTCAAACCACCGCTTGCGAAGCTCCAGGGCCATTTATCCTAGAACCAGGATTAAGCGATATCACCGCGTTAGCTGACGCCGTGCGTGTGGTTGCGGAGCGCATCCGGCAAGGCTCCAGAACTGTACTCCTACCCGGGCATGAAATTCATCGATCTAATTTGCAGGAGCAGGTTGTTGATCTAGTGAAAAAGAAAGGCCTTCCCGTTGGTACTATGTTTATAGGAAAGGCTGACTTTATTGAGCATATGCCGGAATGTATTGGTCTGTATCAGGGTGCGGGCAGTTTGACAGAGGTAAAAAACTTTGTTGAAGGGGCCGATACAGTTATCTTTTTAGGCGCAGTACCATCCGATTTTAATCTGGGCGGATTTACCGCTAAGCTGACGGATCAGCAAGTTGTTAAAGTGCTGGAGAATCAGGTAACTGTGTCGGGTCACTGCTATGATGGTGTTCGGATTACTGATTTCATTAATGGTCTGTTAGAGAGCTTACCTGATAACCAGGATGTAGAGCAGAATCGGCCTGTGCAGGGATTTTCACATAAACCGAACGCCGTATATGAAGCAATGCCAAACGCAGCCATGAGCAATAAACGCTTCTATGACCGTATGGTGCATTTTATAAAACCTGGAGATATTCTTTGCGCAGATGCTGGGTGTGCAATTAATGCCAGCCATTTACAATTGCCGGAAGGTGTTAATTATGTCGCCTCCTGTTATTGGGCGTCTATCGGTATGGGGTTTGGGGCGACGTTGGGAGCTTGTTTTGCGGCAAACGAGGGGCAGCGTGTTATTGCGCTGGAAGGGGATGGTTCTTTTCAAATGACGGCACAGGAATTGTCGAGCATGACACGTTATGCGAAAGCACCGATAATTTTTGTGGTTAATAATAAAGGTTATACTGCGGAACGCCTGATTCACGATGGACCCTTCAATGATATCGCCGATTGGAAGTACCACAAATTGTCGGAAGCTTTTGGCGGGCAGGGTGTGGATGTGCATACCGAGGGTGATTTGGAGGAAGCATTAATCCTTGCAGATAGTTATCAAGGTCCAGGCCCCCTGATCATAGAAGTACATGTAGACCCTTGGGACGCCTCCGAAGCCTTTACGTTGATGAGTGAAACACTGCGCGGTAAATAG
- a CDS encoding MFS transporter, which yields MASEDIDSNLKEQPQSLGTAWYMVVLCMIAYLFSFVDRQIVALLIEPIRADLHISDTQFSLIHGLAFAIFYAVMGLPIARLADTKSRPVIIAIGIAVWSIATAVCGTAKSFFQLFAARMAVGVGEAALSPAAYSMITDAFPKSKLGVALGVYSMGSFLGAGLAYIIGGVAIEMVTKIGIVEMPIIGTVKPWQMTFFIVGLPGLLIAALFFLTVKDPERKGVVQGDSGYSIGEVFAYIGQNKGSFTAHYVGFGLLALVLYALMSWAPAFFLRNFELTTREVGLYLGTLVLVCNVGGVLTSGWLIDFFTKRGRTDAALIAAIVGGVGALIPAALFPFMPNLTTTLIVLGVALYFASFPMATSAAALQWMAPNQMRAQVTALFFLFMNLFGITGGSSLVALSTDYLFKDEQLVGYSMAIVACAAALIAVVLMARGLAAFRKTVSDLQQA from the coding sequence ATGGCTAGTGAGGATATCGATAGCAATTTAAAAGAGCAACCACAGTCCTTGGGTACAGCTTGGTATATGGTGGTGCTCTGCATGATCGCCTATTTATTTTCTTTTGTTGACCGGCAGATTGTTGCCCTTTTAATTGAGCCGATTCGTGCTGATTTGCATATATCAGACACGCAGTTTAGTCTGATTCATGGTCTCGCTTTTGCGATTTTTTATGCGGTGATGGGTTTGCCGATCGCTCGCTTGGCAGACACCAAATCCCGCCCTGTGATTATTGCTATCGGTATTGCCGTTTGGAGTATTGCTACAGCGGTATGTGGTACTGCCAAAAGTTTTTTTCAGCTCTTCGCCGCACGCATGGCGGTGGGGGTGGGTGAGGCGGCTCTGTCTCCGGCTGCTTATTCAATGATCACGGACGCATTTCCAAAATCCAAGCTGGGGGTGGCGTTGGGTGTTTACTCCATGGGCTCTTTTTTGGGGGCGGGTCTGGCCTATATTATCGGTGGTGTCGCTATTGAGATGGTTACCAAGATAGGTATTGTCGAAATGCCGATTATCGGAACGGTGAAGCCCTGGCAAATGACTTTTTTTATCGTGGGCTTACCCGGGCTGTTGATCGCGGCACTATTTTTTCTTACCGTTAAAGATCCCGAACGCAAGGGTGTTGTACAGGGAGATAGTGGCTATTCCATCGGTGAGGTGTTTGCGTACATAGGGCAAAACAAAGGTTCTTTTACTGCGCATTATGTAGGCTTTGGCCTGCTAGCGTTGGTGCTCTATGCGTTAATGTCTTGGGCGCCGGCTTTCTTTTTACGTAATTTTGAGCTAACTACTCGCGAGGTTGGGCTTTATCTGGGGACACTCGTGTTAGTCTGTAATGTGGGTGGTGTTCTCACTAGCGGCTGGCTGATCGACTTTTTCACAAAGCGAGGTCGAACCGATGCGGCGTTAATCGCTGCTATTGTGGGCGGTGTTGGTGCACTAATTCCTGCGGCGCTGTTTCCCTTTATGCCTAATTTAACCACGACATTAATAGTATTGGGTGTTGCGCTTTATTTTGCGAGCTTTCCGATGGCGACATCTGCGGCTGCTTTACAGTGGATGGCGCCAAACCAGATGCGGGCTCAGGTGACAGCTTTGTTTTTCCTTTTCATGAACCTATTTGGCATTACCGGGGGCTCCAGCCTAGTTGCCTTATCGACCGACTATCTGTTTAAAGACGAGCAATTAGTTGGATACTCTATGGCTATTGTCGCTTGCGCGGCGGCACTGATTGCCGTTGTATTGATGGCGCGCGGTTTGGCCGCTTTCAGAAAAACCGTGAGTGACTTGCAGCAGGCTTAG
- a CDS encoding AraC family transcriptional regulator, with protein MNYPRMTGFELTGDNHSPLYNTRPLQGRELCNTHDFEELSRHIGNVLLPHNCKVLNKSSASQSAVFHHAPLSDISINYLLYGAEASVNVERLDFFLIEIPLSGISETQYGKVKVTTNMGSGVVAGPYQQFSTRWNAECSKLLIKINRLALERHLSMMLGQDLQRPLDFRVGLDLYSPASASLWNMVQWLVAELENGQSLLNIAPLGYSQYEQMLMWVLLNAQPNNYSAELASRKPTVAPHYVHYVEDYVNEHSAEAITLSQLVDVSGVSGRTLLEGFRRYKGTSPMKYLKSVRMERVHKELKSADPSRHRVTEIALAWGFTQLGKFSVEYKQRFGESPSDTLKK; from the coding sequence ATGAATTATCCCAGAATGACAGGCTTTGAGCTGACCGGGGACAACCACAGTCCGCTGTATAATACTCGTCCACTACAGGGACGGGAGCTATGCAATACCCATGATTTTGAAGAGCTGAGCAGACATATCGGTAACGTTCTGTTGCCGCACAACTGTAAGGTGCTGAATAAATCAAGTGCCAGCCAAAGTGCGGTTTTCCATCACGCGCCGCTATCAGATATTTCTATTAATTATTTGCTCTATGGCGCTGAGGCCAGCGTTAATGTTGAGCGGTTGGACTTTTTTCTTATCGAGATACCTTTGTCCGGTATTTCGGAAACCCAATACGGTAAAGTCAAAGTGACAACGAATATGGGTTCTGGCGTGGTGGCTGGCCCCTACCAGCAGTTTTCAACACGCTGGAATGCTGAATGCTCGAAACTGTTAATTAAAATTAACCGTCTTGCTTTAGAGCGGCATTTGAGCATGATGCTTGGCCAAGATTTGCAGCGTCCACTTGACTTCAGGGTAGGCCTCGATCTTTATTCACCAGCGAGTGCCTCACTTTGGAATATGGTGCAGTGGTTAGTTGCGGAGCTGGAGAATGGTCAGTCATTGTTGAATATTGCCCCCTTGGGCTATTCTCAATATGAGCAAATGTTAATGTGGGTGTTGTTAAACGCTCAGCCCAACAATTATTCAGCTGAATTGGCATCAAGAAAACCCACGGTTGCGCCACATTATGTGCATTATGTCGAAGACTATGTGAACGAGCATAGTGCAGAGGCGATTACGCTATCGCAATTGGTGGATGTTTCAGGCGTTAGTGGCAGAACCTTGCTGGAGGGTTTTCGACGTTACAAAGGTACCTCCCCTATGAAGTACCTCAAGTCGGTACGTATGGAGCGTGTCCACAAAGAATTAAAGAGTGCGGACCCAAGTCGTCACCGTGTCACTGAAATAGCGCTCGCTTGGGGGTTTACTCAATTGGGTAAATTTTCAGTTGAATACAAACAGCGCTTTGGTGAGTCGCCTTCAGATACATTAAAAAAATAA